Proteins from one Malaya genurostris strain Urasoe2022 chromosome 2, Malgen_1.1, whole genome shotgun sequence genomic window:
- the LOC131429931 gene encoding ninjurin-B-like, with translation MAKESEVPVEMSPVSPPPPEKRQMVDRAVSSFLLMRSASETEIDGGRRNRGQQTHAYDLHKGIAESAMDISLLTANANQLRLLITYNGRSKTFFACITLVIVSLVLQILVACGVIIIRSQPKTKRSLPLERLKIATSIGVSIITVINILVASLVVTDGSGSGSGDSEKP, from the exons ATGGCCAAAGAAAGCGAAGTTCCCGTGGAAATGAGCCCCGTCAGTCCGCCCCCACCGGAGAAGCGCCAAATGGTTGATCGGGCCGTATCTTCGTTCTTACTGATGCGCAGTGCTAGCGAAACGGAAATCGATGGTGGTCGGCGTAACCGTGGCCAGCAAACACATGCGTACGATCTGCACAAAGGCATAGCCGAGAGTGCCATGGATATTTCCCTGCTGACGGCCAATGCCAACCAGCTGCGATTGCTGATAACCTACAACGGCCGATCGAAGACGTTCTTTGCGTGCATTACTTTGGTGATTGTTTCACTGGTGCTGCAAATACTCGTGGCTTGCGGAGTTATTATTATCAGG AGTCAGCCAAAAACGAAACGTAGTCTACCACTGGAGCGGTTGAAGATCGCTACATCAATAGGCGTGTCAATCATCACCGTAATCAACATCCTTGTAGCATCGTTAGTAGTCACTGACGGGTCTGGTTCAGGTTCTGGTGATTCCGAAAAgccataa